In Acanthopagrus latus isolate v.2019 chromosome 17, fAcaLat1.1, whole genome shotgun sequence, the following are encoded in one genomic region:
- the atn1 gene encoding atrophin-1 isoform X4, translating to MKTRTHKESMPMRSGRRRGASEERRGRRPHPSPTRPERNDRQTQRGAGEELAGNRFSRRSQGHDSSESEGEELVSPPKRQKVQDSAATPNPPTSTHSTESSAPSTVPPPTSVASQSRESDNEDGQSQGSRSSVVGSLANSSSSLSSGRDIDQDNRSSSPSLSASPLGSLDSDSDGPDSPKQGEREKGKEGGAGKVTGEDRRALREGRGEESCGDGEKREVDVRIEDCPSLKPPSTPCSSSGLTPSLRGAGDSSNDSNSGRKSYFSLDSKLMCKVEYGGPTGVDGALGVNRMNSKANTQCVTKTTISGGDFSHNSPNLPHSLPPPLPPPPALKPLELGGQNLPAEVKTERDKIEKADKLMDKSQSTPPSLLPQTGPPPQSQPQTQPSSHPPHHYSSTSWQGGTATGCQGSWGYSRYTGNHHPHQPQHQPPVQQQQLPSVYNPPSSRHSSSHPSYLPHPHPHPHREYLPRYAGGGGDRERGAAGERDRGVRGECGGREINREFSAPIGNSSNSSSGGNSNSNCGGMAGSNSIQGREFGGISVGQNRDFQGSGRDGPTLGPERRDFGPAFRDRERERERDRDAGREFPLPNQNQGRDFGPNGTGGGHPRDKDGGRWVEFGGQTRDVGNSNPNNNSIPQGNPPSSAGGLPVTPMLNRDPPASPQNNPSHPSHSSLPPHPHPHPPNSSNREFPPPMEQAQTPSSGADHFHREYPSTGGKDFPAGVPPSTGTNREYLSPSGVAPNLGREYSGPGGPHHPHPPHPHYQSRPRDTERDSNLRESALYQNRGGPNQPPALSPSSSSSHHGHPPNAPYPPPPPQAPLPPPQTSHTQPPPSGVAPNVRPPHYQSSNQTPPTPLSPLPSPSTNQMGGFSSFPPGSSSGPSMPLPGQGVSSSCSPGCRPPPFHGTLNNHPPFSGTYHSNGNSGSNMTNSNSNSTVPNSSNTNSQSLSPQNVSKGPPPLSNSANNNNISTPGSSSSLPVGDGHSDSGPPPTPVIKEEPIEEREESESPPPVMRSPSPEPKLVDIPIHASQSARFHKVLDRGSGNSCARSDVLFVPLDGSKLWKKRNEVIERARREVEQRARDLREKERERERERERERELERHLQQKDVNAAAGCRQGSSLFFPSSSSIILDPSSSSSSSSGNSVSHPSIHPQHHPSHPHAHLPQAHHIHPSLAHSIPHSLLLPSMGGATTVVGPQGALGIGIGGPYLGPDTPALRTLSEYARPHAMSPLGAASRAQAHHQQVHHGHPHVHPSFFLPQFQNHALGHPHHLPTDAATAAAILGFLYGGSLEGGPGVGGHAGVAGGPIPGGIGGAGLGGVGFPHAMAAHRERIKQGFEFKSDERVYPPGSIPDPAALALAHSHSHHAHANAQAHAHSLLLAGGAAGANEVSLYGTPPPPAPAGPPHLQNPALAPITRPPNPPAPQSLSNPPPSSLLPPSLPSHASSAPPAAPPAPAGPTAPPPAPPPPPPAPPTSNAASLHHPVPHSSFPSSLSSHLPPAPAPAAPPETYPTPTRSPASYERERSGERERERERERERERDRATLPAFGDRERERERERERERGGSGGGGGGGGGGGSGGGSSGGGGGENLGRLQMLNVTPHHHQHSHIHSHLHLHQQDTATGGVHPLMDPLASGSPLARLPYPGATLGTPILAHPLTDSEVLRQQLFGAPFRDLPQPSSLTGPMSAAHQLQAMQQAQSAELQIQRLALEQQWIHHHHHHSLTQDEYYSHLKKESDKTL from the exons TGACAATGAAGATGGCCAATCCCAGGGCAGCAGGAGCTCAGTTGTAGGGAGCCTGGCCAATAGCAGCAGTAGTCTGAGCAGTGGGCGAGATATAGACCAGGACAATCGTTCCTCATCCCCAAGTCTCTCTGCATCCCCTCTGGGTAGCCTGGACTCTGATTCTGATGGCCCTGACTCACCAAAgcaaggagagagggagaaagggaaggagggaggagcgGGGAAGGTGACTGGAGAGGATAGAAGGGCACTacgagaggggagaggggaggagtcCTGTGGAGACGGAGAGAAGCGGGAAGTGGATGTACGAATTGAAGACTGTCCGTCTCTTAAACCCCCCTCCACTCCGTGCTCTTCCTCTggtctgactccctcactccGTGGAGCAGGGGATTCATCAAATGACAGCAATAGTGGGAGAAAGTCTTATTTCTCCCTGGACTCCAAATTGATGTGTAAAGTCGAGTATGGTGGACCGACTGGAGTTGACGGTGCACTTGGTGTCAACAGAATGAATTCCAAAGCAAACACGCAGTGTGTGACCAAGACAACTATCTCTGGAGGAGATTTTTCCCATAACAGCCCCAACCTTCCCCACTCTTtaccccctcctcttcctcctccacctgcgcTGAAGCCATTGGAGCTTGGTGGACAAAACCTGCCTGCTGAAGTTAAGACGGAAAGAGACAAAATAGAAAAGGCAGATAAGCTCATGGACAAGTCTCAGTccactcctccttctctgttGCCGCAGACCGGCCCACCACCACAGTCCCAGCCTCAGACCCAaccctcctcccaccctcctcaCCACTACAGCTCCACCAGCTGGCAGGGTGGCACAGCCACTGGTTGCCAGGGGAGCTGGGGCTACAGCCGTTACACTGGAAACCACCACCCGCACCAACCACAGCACCAGCCcccagtgcagcagcagcaactccCCTCTGTGTACAATCCTCCATCTTCTCGCCACTCTTCCTCCCACCCCTCTTACCTCccccatcctcatcctcaccccCACAGGGAGTACCTTCCCAGGTacgctggaggtggaggggacaggGAGAGGggtgctgcaggagagagggacaggGGAGTGAGGGGGGAGTGTGGGGGGAGGGAGATCAACAGGGAGTTCTCTGCTCCCAttggcaacagcagcaacagtagTAGTGGGGGTAATAGTAATAGCAATTGTGGTGGGATGGCTGGGTCCAACAGCATCCAAGGGAGGGAGTTTGGGGGAATTTCTGTGGGTCAGAACCGGGATTTTCAAGGTTCTGGGAGAGATGGACCCACCTTGGGTCCTGAGAGAAGAGACTTTGGTCCAGctttcagagacagagagcgagaaaggGAACGGGACCGAGATGCAGGGAGGGAGTTTCCTCTGCCAAACCAAAACCAGGGTAGAGACTTTGGCCCCAATGGAACTGGAGGGGGGCATCCCAGAGACAAAGATGGAGGCAGATGGGTTGAGTTTGGGGGCCAGACAAGAGATGTAGGCAACAGTAACCCAAACAACAACTCCATCCCCCAGGGAAACCCCCCAAGTTCAGCCGGCGGACTACCTGTCACCCCCATGCTGAACCGAGACCCACCTGCATCACCCCAAAACAACCCTAGTCACCCTTCCCATTCCTCCCTGCCCCCACACCCCCACCCACATCCCCCAAACTCATCCAACCGAGAATTCCCTCCTCCCATGGAGCAGGCACAAACCCCTTCCTCTGGAGCAGACCACTTTCACAGAGAATACCCATCCACTGGAGGGAAAGATTTTCCTGCTGGGGTGCCTCCTTCCACTGGCACAAATCGAGAGTACCTCAGTCCCTCTGGGGTGGCTCCAAACCTTGGACGAGAGTATTCAGGGCCTGGAGGACCCCATCACCCCCACCCACCTCACCCTCACTACCAGTCCAGGccaagagacacagagagagactcaAACCTGCGAGAGTCTGCACTGTACCAAAACCGCGGAGGCCCAAATCAACCTCCTGcactctctccttcctcttcttccagcCATCATGGACACCCTCCAAATGCTCCTtatccccctccaccacctcaaGCTCCTCTACCGCCACCTCAGACCTCCCACACTCAGCCACCTCCATCAGGTGTGGCACCCAATGTACGTCCCCCACATTACCAGTCCTCCAACCAGACTCCTCCAACACCTCTCTCTCCATTGCCTAGCCCATCCACAAATCAGATGGGAGGATTCTCATCTTTCCCCCCTGGCTCCTCTTCTGGACCCAGCATGCCACTTCCTGGACAAGGTGTGTCGTCCAGCTGTTCACCTGGATGTCGCCCTCCCCCTTTCCATGGCACTTTGAACAACCACCCACCATTCAGTGGGACATACCACTCCAATGGGAATAGCGGCAGTAACATGACTAACAGCAATAGTAACAGCACCGTGCCCAATAGCAGCAATACCAACTCGCAATCACTCTCACCTCAGAATGTCTCCAAAGGACCTCCACCTCTTAGTAACtcagccaacaacaacaacatttcgACCCCTGGCTCTAGTTCTTCTCTCCCTGTTGGAGATGGACATTCGGATTCAGGCCCACCTCCAACACCTGTTATCAAAGAGGAACCAATAGAAGAAAGGGAAGAGAGTGAAAGCCCACCACCCGTGATGAGAAGCCCTTCCCCTGAACCCAAACTTGTAGACATTCCTATCCACGCCAGCCAATCAGCACG GTTTCACAAGGTCCTTGACCGTGGCAGTGGGAATTCATGTGCCCGCAGCGATGTCCTCTTTGTCCCACTGGATGGCTCCAAACTGTGGAAGAAGAGGAATGAGGTGATTGAGAGGGCACGCAGGGAGGTCGAGCAGCGGGCCAGAGAtttaagagaaaaagagagggaacgAGAGAGGGAGCGTGAGCGTGAGAGGGAACTGGAACGACATCTACAG cagaaggatgTCAATGCCGCTGCAGGATGTCGCCAGggctcctctctcttcttcccctcctcgTCTTCAATCATCCTTGatccttcatcttcttcctcgtcttcttcGGGGAACTCTGTTTCCCACCCTTCCATTCACCCCCAGCATCATCCCTCACACCCACATGCTCACCTTCCTCAAGCACACCATATCCACCCCTCCCTCGCTCACTCTATcccccactccctcctcctgccatcTATGGGTGGGGCAACAACAGTGGTTGGCCCTCAGGGGGCACTAGGAATAGGAATAGGAGGTCCATATCTGGGCCCTGACACCCCAGCGCTGAGAACCCTGAGCGAGTATGCCCGCCCTCATGCTATGTCTCCCCTTGGGGCAGCAAGCCGTGCCCAAGCACATCACCAACAAGTACACCATGGCCACCCCCATGTCCACCCGTCATTCTTCCTTCCTCAGTTCCAGAATCACGCTTTAGGCCACCCGCACCACCTGCCTACTGATGCAGCTACAGCTGCAGCCATCTTGGGTTTTCTGTATGGTGGCAGCCTTGAAGGTGGCCCAGGCGTTGGAGGCCATGCGGGTGTAGCAGGAGGCCCAATACCTGGAGGTATTGGGGGTGCAGGGTTAGGAGGAGTCGGCTTTCCACATGCAATGGCTGCACATCGAGAGCGAATAAAGCAGGGGTTTGAATTCAAGAGTGATGAGCGGGTTTACCCACCAGGGTCCATACCTGATCCTGCAGCTCTTGCCCTCGCTCACTCTCATTCTCATCATGCCCATGCCAATGCTCAAGCGCATGCACACTCTCTGCTCCttgcaggaggtgcagcaggagctAATGAGGTATCACTCTATggcactcctcctccccctgctcccgCTGGACCCCCGCACCTCCAGAACCCAGCTCTGGCACCAATAACTCGACCTCCCAACCCTCCTGCCCCTCAGTCCCTGTCCAATCCACCCCCATCATCTCTcctcccaccctctctcccATCTCACGCATCATCTGCCCCCCCGGCTGCCCCCCCAGCCCCGGCAGGCCCCACTGCTCCTCCgccagctccacctccacctccacctgctccaccgACCTCCAATGCCGCCTCACTCCATCATCCAGTCCCCCATTCTTCTTTTCCCAGCTCCCTGTCCTCTCATCTGCCACCCGCTCCTGCCCCAGCCGCTCCCCCTGAGACCTACCCCACTCCCACTCGCTCTCCTGCCTCttatgagagagaaagaagtggagagagggagcgggagagggagcgggagagggagagggagagagacagggcaACTTTGCCGGCCTTTGGtgacagagagcgagaaagagaaagggagagagagagagaaagggggggaagtggtggtggaggaggaggaggaggaggagggggaagtggaggaggatcaagtggaggaggtggaggagagaatcTGGGACGTCTCCAGATGTTAAACGTGACACCTCATCATCACCAGCATTCACACATCCACTCACATCTTCACCTGCACCAGCAAGACACAG CGACGGGCGGGGTTCACCCCCTGATGGACCCGTTGGCATCGGGGTCTCCTTTGGCACGCCTCCCTTACCCAGGAGCCACACTAGGCACCCCCATCCTGGCTCACCCCCTCACTGACAGCGAGGTGCTCCGCCAACAGCTGTTCG gtgCTCCTTTCCGTGACCTGCCCCAGCCGTCCTCCCTCACTGGTCCAATGTCAGCAGCCCATCAGCTCCAGGCCATGCAGCAGGCCCAGAGCGCAGAGCTGCAGATCCAGAGACTGGCCCTGGAACAACAGTGGatccatcaccatcaccaccactcCCTCACCCAGGATGAGTATTACAG
- the atn1 gene encoding atrophin-1 isoform X1, with protein MKTRTHKESMPMRSGRRRGASEERRGRRPHPSPTRPERNDRQTQRGAGEELAGNRFSRRSQGHDSSESEGEELVSPPKRQKVQDSAATPNPPTSTHSTESSAPSTVPPPTSVASQSRESDNEDGQSQGSRSSVVGSLANSSSSLSSGRDIDQDNRSSSPSLSASPLGSLDSDSDGPDSPKQGEREKGKEGGAGKVTGEDRRALREGRGEESCGDGEKREVDVRIEDCPSLKPPSTPCSSSGLTPSLRGAGDSSNDSNSGRKSYFSLDSKLMCKVEYGGPTGVDGALGVNRMNSKANTQCVTKTTISGGDFSHNSPNLPHSLPPPLPPPPALKPLELGGQNLPAEVKTERDKIEKADKLMDKSQSTPPSLLPQTGPPPQSQPQTQPSSHPPHHYSSTSWQGGTATGCQGSWGYSRYTGNHHPHQPQHQPPVQQQQLPSVYNPPSSRHSSSHPSYLPHPHPHPHREYLPRYAGGGGDRERGAAGERDRGVRGECGGREINREFSAPIGNSSNSSSGGNSNSNCGGMAGSNSIQGREFGGISVGQNRDFQGSGRDGPTLGPERRDFGPAFRDRERERERDRDAGREFPLPNQNQGRDFGPNGTGGGHPRDKDGGRWVEFGGQTRDVGNSNPNNNSIPQGNPPSSAGGLPVTPMLNRDPPASPQNNPSHPSHSSLPPHPHPHPPNSSNREFPPPMEQAQTPSSGADHFHREYPSTGGKDFPAGVPPSTGTNREYLSPSGVAPNLGREYSGPGGPHHPHPPHPHYQSRPRDTERDSNLRESALYQNRGGPNQPPALSPSSSSSHHGHPPNAPYPPPPPQAPLPPPQTSHTQPPPSGVAPNVRPPHYQSSNQTPPTPLSPLPSPSTNQMGGFSSFPPGSSSGPSMPLPGQGVSSSCSPGCRPPPFHGTLNNHPPFSGTYHSNGNSGSNMTNSNSNSTVPNSSNTNSQSLSPQNVSKGPPPLSNSANNNNISTPGSSSSLPVGDGHSDSGPPPTPVIKEEPIEEREESESPPPVMRSPSPEPKLVDIPIHASQSARFHKVLDRGSGNSCARSDVLFVPLDGSKLWKKRNEVIERARREVEQRARDLREKERERERERERERELERHLQQQKDVNAAAGCRQGSSLFFPSSSSIILDPSSSSSSSSGNSVSHPSIHPQHHPSHPHAHLPQAHHIHPSLAHSIPHSLLLPSMGGATTVVGPQGALGIGIGGPYLGPDTPALRTLSEYARPHAMSPLGAASRAQAHHQQVHHGHPHVHPSFFLPQFQNHALGHPHHLPTDAATAAAILGFLYGGSLEGGPGVGGHAGVAGGPIPGGIGGAGLGGVGFPHAMAAHRERIKQGFEFKSDERVYPPGSIPDPAALALAHSHSHHAHANAQAHAHSLLLAGGAAGANEVSLYGTPPPPAPAGPPHLQNPALAPITRPPNPPAPQSLSNPPPSSLLPPSLPSHASSAPPAAPPAPAGPTAPPPAPPPPPPAPPTSNAASLHHPVPHSSFPSSLSSHLPPAPAPAAPPETYPTPTRSPASYERERSGERERERERERERERDRATLPAFGDRERERERERERERGGSGGGGGGGGGGGSGGGSSGGGGGENLGRLQMLNVTPHHHQHSHIHSHLHLHQQDTATGGVHPLMDPLASGSPLARLPYPGATLGTPILAHPLTDSEVLRQQLFGEEKAPRPCAPFRDLPQPSSLTGPMSAAHQLQAMQQAQSAELQIQRLALEQQWIHHHHHHSLTQDEYYSHLKKESDKTL; from the exons TGACAATGAAGATGGCCAATCCCAGGGCAGCAGGAGCTCAGTTGTAGGGAGCCTGGCCAATAGCAGCAGTAGTCTGAGCAGTGGGCGAGATATAGACCAGGACAATCGTTCCTCATCCCCAAGTCTCTCTGCATCCCCTCTGGGTAGCCTGGACTCTGATTCTGATGGCCCTGACTCACCAAAgcaaggagagagggagaaagggaaggagggaggagcgGGGAAGGTGACTGGAGAGGATAGAAGGGCACTacgagaggggagaggggaggagtcCTGTGGAGACGGAGAGAAGCGGGAAGTGGATGTACGAATTGAAGACTGTCCGTCTCTTAAACCCCCCTCCACTCCGTGCTCTTCCTCTggtctgactccctcactccGTGGAGCAGGGGATTCATCAAATGACAGCAATAGTGGGAGAAAGTCTTATTTCTCCCTGGACTCCAAATTGATGTGTAAAGTCGAGTATGGTGGACCGACTGGAGTTGACGGTGCACTTGGTGTCAACAGAATGAATTCCAAAGCAAACACGCAGTGTGTGACCAAGACAACTATCTCTGGAGGAGATTTTTCCCATAACAGCCCCAACCTTCCCCACTCTTtaccccctcctcttcctcctccacctgcgcTGAAGCCATTGGAGCTTGGTGGACAAAACCTGCCTGCTGAAGTTAAGACGGAAAGAGACAAAATAGAAAAGGCAGATAAGCTCATGGACAAGTCTCAGTccactcctccttctctgttGCCGCAGACCGGCCCACCACCACAGTCCCAGCCTCAGACCCAaccctcctcccaccctcctcaCCACTACAGCTCCACCAGCTGGCAGGGTGGCACAGCCACTGGTTGCCAGGGGAGCTGGGGCTACAGCCGTTACACTGGAAACCACCACCCGCACCAACCACAGCACCAGCCcccagtgcagcagcagcaactccCCTCTGTGTACAATCCTCCATCTTCTCGCCACTCTTCCTCCCACCCCTCTTACCTCccccatcctcatcctcaccccCACAGGGAGTACCTTCCCAGGTacgctggaggtggaggggacaggGAGAGGggtgctgcaggagagagggacaggGGAGTGAGGGGGGAGTGTGGGGGGAGGGAGATCAACAGGGAGTTCTCTGCTCCCAttggcaacagcagcaacagtagTAGTGGGGGTAATAGTAATAGCAATTGTGGTGGGATGGCTGGGTCCAACAGCATCCAAGGGAGGGAGTTTGGGGGAATTTCTGTGGGTCAGAACCGGGATTTTCAAGGTTCTGGGAGAGATGGACCCACCTTGGGTCCTGAGAGAAGAGACTTTGGTCCAGctttcagagacagagagcgagaaaggGAACGGGACCGAGATGCAGGGAGGGAGTTTCCTCTGCCAAACCAAAACCAGGGTAGAGACTTTGGCCCCAATGGAACTGGAGGGGGGCATCCCAGAGACAAAGATGGAGGCAGATGGGTTGAGTTTGGGGGCCAGACAAGAGATGTAGGCAACAGTAACCCAAACAACAACTCCATCCCCCAGGGAAACCCCCCAAGTTCAGCCGGCGGACTACCTGTCACCCCCATGCTGAACCGAGACCCACCTGCATCACCCCAAAACAACCCTAGTCACCCTTCCCATTCCTCCCTGCCCCCACACCCCCACCCACATCCCCCAAACTCATCCAACCGAGAATTCCCTCCTCCCATGGAGCAGGCACAAACCCCTTCCTCTGGAGCAGACCACTTTCACAGAGAATACCCATCCACTGGAGGGAAAGATTTTCCTGCTGGGGTGCCTCCTTCCACTGGCACAAATCGAGAGTACCTCAGTCCCTCTGGGGTGGCTCCAAACCTTGGACGAGAGTATTCAGGGCCTGGAGGACCCCATCACCCCCACCCACCTCACCCTCACTACCAGTCCAGGccaagagacacagagagagactcaAACCTGCGAGAGTCTGCACTGTACCAAAACCGCGGAGGCCCAAATCAACCTCCTGcactctctccttcctcttcttccagcCATCATGGACACCCTCCAAATGCTCCTtatccccctccaccacctcaaGCTCCTCTACCGCCACCTCAGACCTCCCACACTCAGCCACCTCCATCAGGTGTGGCACCCAATGTACGTCCCCCACATTACCAGTCCTCCAACCAGACTCCTCCAACACCTCTCTCTCCATTGCCTAGCCCATCCACAAATCAGATGGGAGGATTCTCATCTTTCCCCCCTGGCTCCTCTTCTGGACCCAGCATGCCACTTCCTGGACAAGGTGTGTCGTCCAGCTGTTCACCTGGATGTCGCCCTCCCCCTTTCCATGGCACTTTGAACAACCACCCACCATTCAGTGGGACATACCACTCCAATGGGAATAGCGGCAGTAACATGACTAACAGCAATAGTAACAGCACCGTGCCCAATAGCAGCAATACCAACTCGCAATCACTCTCACCTCAGAATGTCTCCAAAGGACCTCCACCTCTTAGTAACtcagccaacaacaacaacatttcgACCCCTGGCTCTAGTTCTTCTCTCCCTGTTGGAGATGGACATTCGGATTCAGGCCCACCTCCAACACCTGTTATCAAAGAGGAACCAATAGAAGAAAGGGAAGAGAGTGAAAGCCCACCACCCGTGATGAGAAGCCCTTCCCCTGAACCCAAACTTGTAGACATTCCTATCCACGCCAGCCAATCAGCACG GTTTCACAAGGTCCTTGACCGTGGCAGTGGGAATTCATGTGCCCGCAGCGATGTCCTCTTTGTCCCACTGGATGGCTCCAAACTGTGGAAGAAGAGGAATGAGGTGATTGAGAGGGCACGCAGGGAGGTCGAGCAGCGGGCCAGAGAtttaagagaaaaagagagggaacgAGAGAGGGAGCGTGAGCGTGAGAGGGAACTGGAACGACATCTACAG cagcagaaggatgTCAATGCCGCTGCAGGATGTCGCCAGggctcctctctcttcttcccctcctcgTCTTCAATCATCCTTGatccttcatcttcttcctcgtcttcttcGGGGAACTCTGTTTCCCACCCTTCCATTCACCCCCAGCATCATCCCTCACACCCACATGCTCACCTTCCTCAAGCACACCATATCCACCCCTCCCTCGCTCACTCTATcccccactccctcctcctgccatcTATGGGTGGGGCAACAACAGTGGTTGGCCCTCAGGGGGCACTAGGAATAGGAATAGGAGGTCCATATCTGGGCCCTGACACCCCAGCGCTGAGAACCCTGAGCGAGTATGCCCGCCCTCATGCTATGTCTCCCCTTGGGGCAGCAAGCCGTGCCCAAGCACATCACCAACAAGTACACCATGGCCACCCCCATGTCCACCCGTCATTCTTCCTTCCTCAGTTCCAGAATCACGCTTTAGGCCACCCGCACCACCTGCCTACTGATGCAGCTACAGCTGCAGCCATCTTGGGTTTTCTGTATGGTGGCAGCCTTGAAGGTGGCCCAGGCGTTGGAGGCCATGCGGGTGTAGCAGGAGGCCCAATACCTGGAGGTATTGGGGGTGCAGGGTTAGGAGGAGTCGGCTTTCCACATGCAATGGCTGCACATCGAGAGCGAATAAAGCAGGGGTTTGAATTCAAGAGTGATGAGCGGGTTTACCCACCAGGGTCCATACCTGATCCTGCAGCTCTTGCCCTCGCTCACTCTCATTCTCATCATGCCCATGCCAATGCTCAAGCGCATGCACACTCTCTGCTCCttgcaggaggtgcagcaggagctAATGAGGTATCACTCTATggcactcctcctccccctgctcccgCTGGACCCCCGCACCTCCAGAACCCAGCTCTGGCACCAATAACTCGACCTCCCAACCCTCCTGCCCCTCAGTCCCTGTCCAATCCACCCCCATCATCTCTcctcccaccctctctcccATCTCACGCATCATCTGCCCCCCCGGCTGCCCCCCCAGCCCCGGCAGGCCCCACTGCTCCTCCgccagctccacctccacctccacctgctccaccgACCTCCAATGCCGCCTCACTCCATCATCCAGTCCCCCATTCTTCTTTTCCCAGCTCCCTGTCCTCTCATCTGCCACCCGCTCCTGCCCCAGCCGCTCCCCCTGAGACCTACCCCACTCCCACTCGCTCTCCTGCCTCttatgagagagaaagaagtggagagagggagcgggagagggagcgggagagggagagggagagagacagggcaACTTTGCCGGCCTTTGGtgacagagagcgagaaagagaaagggagagagagagagaaagggggggaagtggtggtggaggaggaggaggaggaggagggggaagtggaggaggatcaagtggaggaggtggaggagagaatcTGGGACGTCTCCAGATGTTAAACGTGACACCTCATCATCACCAGCATTCACACATCCACTCACATCTTCACCTGCACCAGCAAGACACAG CGACGGGCGGGGTTCACCCCCTGATGGACCCGTTGGCATCGGGGTCTCCTTTGGCACGCCTCCCTTACCCAGGAGCCACACTAGGCACCCCCATCCTGGCTCACCCCCTCACTGACAGCGAGGTGCTCCGCCAACAGCTGTTCGGTGAGGAGAAGGCTCCTCGTCCAT gtgCTCCTTTCCGTGACCTGCCCCAGCCGTCCTCCCTCACTGGTCCAATGTCAGCAGCCCATCAGCTCCAGGCCATGCAGCAGGCCCAGAGCGCAGAGCTGCAGATCCAGAGACTGGCCCTGGAACAACAGTGGatccatcaccatcaccaccactcCCTCACCCAGGATGAGTATTACAG